Proteins from a genomic interval of Hoplias malabaricus isolate fHopMal1 chromosome 13, fHopMal1.hap1, whole genome shotgun sequence:
- the elob gene encoding elongin-B → MDVFLMIRRHKTTIFTDAKESTTVYELKRIVEGILKRPPEEQRLYKDDMLLEDSKTLGDCGFTNQTARPQAPATVGLAFRINEDAFEPLRVEPFSSPPELPDVMKPQDSGSTANEQAVQ, encoded by the exons GACGTGTTTTTAATGATCAGACGTCATAAGACGACCATCTTCACAGATGCTAAAGAGTCGACCACTGTCTATGAGCTGAAGCGTATCGTGGAGGGCATCCTCAAGCGGCCACCGGAGGAGCAGAGACTTTACAAG GATGATATGTTGCTAGAAGACAGCAAGACACTTGGAGACTGTGGATTCACAAACCAAACAGCAAGACCCCAGGCTCCAGCCACAGTAGGATTGGCGTTTCGCATCAACG AGGATGCGTTTGAGCCTCTGCGAGTGGAGCCATTCTCCAGTCCTCCCGAACTGCCCGATGTGATGAAGCCCCAGGACTCCGGCAGCACTGCCAACGAACAGGCGGTGCAGTGA
- the si:dkey-66i24.7 gene encoding uncharacterized protein si:dkey-66i24.7, whose translation MEVIEAIVTDGIEVEESTATVSTLIDSEKSKTDFVWTLQATWHLVRVRLEMEAEFEQPVCKKKKLWETVAERVNARLRAEACQDATVRAFECDLKWRNMLATYRKNAERVKRLGDHSVHWEFFRTMHQVLGRSYEEIEAQRRAKISNTKVGKAMASKKYTPILPTPTLTAPPLTAIPNRPPQDVLQLYLELQERKLSMWAQQKALEERKIEAINNLARAISSLSRDSADQFSKEPTITDPLSSLTSQN comes from the exons ATGGAGGTGATTGAGGCGATAGTTACGGACGGGATTGAGGTAGAGGAGTCAACTGCAACCGTTTCCACGTTGATTGACTCTGAAAAATCAAAAACAG ACTTTGTGTGGACGTTGCAGGCGACATGGCATCTGGTCCGAGTACGTCTGGAGATGGAGGCGGAATTTGAGCAGCCTGTTTGTAAGAAGAAGAAGCTGTGGGAGACAGTGGCGGAGAGAGTGAACGCGAGGCTGAGGGCAGAGGCCTGCCAGGACGCGACGGTGAGAGCCTTCGAGTGTGATCTGAAGTGGAGGAACATGCTGGCGACGTACAGGAAGAATGCAGAGCGTGTGAAACGGCTGGGGGACCACAGTGTGCACTGGGAGTTCTTCAGGACCATGCATCAGGTCCTAGGGCGCAGCTATGAGGAGATCGAAGCCCAAAGAAGAGCCAAGATCAGCAACACCAAAGTGGGCAAAGCCATGGCCAGCAAGAAGTACACTCCCATATTACCCACTCCCACTTTAACAGCCCCTCCTCTAACAGCCATCCCTAACAGACCCCCTCAGGATGTCCTGCAGCTCTACCTGGAGCTCCAGGAGAGGAAGCTCAGCATGTGGGCGCAGCAGAAGGCCCTGGAGGAGCGGAAGATAGAGGCCATCAATAATCTTGCCAGAGCCATCAGCAGCCTCTCACGGGACAGTGCCGATCAGTTCAGTAAAGAACCCACCATCACAGACCCCCTCTCCTCACTGACCTCTCAGAATTAG
- the LOC136665298 gene encoding uncharacterized protein, whose product MEVRKSCLGAAGRLMMDIMQFDWEPLGHWELDQRLDQAVEELIETELINSVQAQCGPVLMQVSTQDDFIHFTQEQAPTLSVQLFEQQPAVFQQEQRVHDQPEHITEIEGNPTVQYVTALLQNSSSTQSQSRLTGRARLSLSHTVFLSLTLLSKRLSYRSVSSTFRLEKGNIHRIFFSFCERVIALREQLIHWPSGEEALEHLLPFSSWLGWDERLEERGLPRVLGVLGHTRIPIRLPISKQDAESGVLDAKRMKKEPHPDSWLNLELVCNHEGRFIHCLISRGSDEDRGSTLSEKLRQNPDLMPPGTCLVARVGYPLTGHILTPFSQGQSPQENLYNRSMETHLSMFDQAIADLKERFQKLRYLDMGNFERAKAVVLTSCILHNAFQDMGHVTKGQVEREMREEEQEGKKEHAGITLRDTVVNLLYSALEAGGD is encoded by the exons ATGGAGGTCCGGAAGTCCTGTCTCGGAGCCGCTGGCCGGTTGATGATGGACATCATGCAGTTTGACTGGGAGCCTCTGGGCCACTGGGAACTGGACCAACGTCTGGACCAAGCCGTGGAGGAGCTGATTGAGACGGAGCTGATAAACAGTGTCCAGGCTCAGTGTGGACCTGTTCTAATGCAGGTCTCTACACAAGACGATTTCATACATTTTACTCAAGAGCAAGCCCCAACGTTGAGCGTCCAGCTGTTTGAACAGCAGCCTGCCGTGTTTCAGCAGGAGCAAAGAGTCCATGACCAGCCAGAACACATCACTGAAATTGAGGGAAATCCCACTGTCCAG tacgTCACAGCACTTCTACAGAACTCCAGCTCCACTCAAAGCCAGAGTCGCCTGACGGGCAGAGCTCGTTTGTCATTGTCTCACACCGTCTTCCTTTCTCTCACACTGCTTTCCAAACGTCTCAGTTACCGCTCAGTCTCTTCCACCTTTCGCCTGGAGAAAGGCAACATCCACCGGatcttcttctccttctgtgAGCGGGTCATTGCGCTTAGAGAACAGCTCATCCACTGGCCCTCAG GCGAAGAAGCTTTGGAGCATCTGCTTCCCTTCTCCAGCTGGCTGGGGTGGGACGAAAGACTGGAGGAGAGGGGTTTACCTCGGGTTTTGGGGGTGCTGGGCCACACCCGCATTCCCATCCGCCTTCCAATCAGTAAACAGGATGCTGAGAGTGGCGTGCTGGACGCTAAAAGGATGAAGAAGGAGCCTCACCCTGACTCCTGGCTGAACCTGGAGCTGGTGTGTAACCACGAGGGTCGCTTTATCCACTGTCTCATCAGCAGAGGCTCGGACGAGGATCGGGGCAGCACCCTGAGTGAAAAACTTAGACAAAACCCTGATCTCATGCCTCCAGGGACCTGCCTTGTGGCCAGAGTGGGATATCCCCTCACTGGACACATACTGACCCCCTTCTCCCAAGGACAAAGCCCACAGGAGAACCTTTACAACAGGTCAATGGAAACCCACCTGAGCATGTTTGACCAAGCCATAGCTGACCTGAAAGAACGCTTCCAGAAGCTCAGGTACCTGGACATGGGCAACTTTGAGAGGGCCAAGGCTGTGGTGCTGACTTCCTGCATTCTCCACAATGCCTTCCAGGACATGGGACATGTGACCAAGGGGCAGGTGGAGAGAGAAATGAGGGAAGAAGAgcaagagggaaagaaagagcaTGCTGGAATCACTCTGAGAGACACTGTTGTGAATCTACTGTACAGTGCCCTGGAGGCAGGGGGTGATTAA